The Cydia pomonella isolate Wapato2018A chromosome 9, ilCydPomo1, whole genome shotgun sequence sequence TCCAAGGTTCAGGCGGTTTTGGATTACCCTGTCCCCAAAAATGTGAAAGAACTCCGTAGATTTCTCGGGATGATTAACTTCTATCGAAGGTTCATTCCAGGTGCGTCAGCGTTGCAAACAAAGTTGAACGTCGTGCTGAGTGGGCCAAAGAAGAAGCCGACCCAAGAAATCGAGATGACGCCTGAGATGTTGGAAGCTTTTGCAGCATGCAAAGAAGGTTTGTCCAAAGCTGCCATTCTAGCTCATCCGCAGACAGATGTTGAGCTAGCAATCTTCACAGATGCCTCGGATGTCTCGATCGGAGGCGTACTTCAACAACGCGCGTTACAAGGGTCATGGGAACCTCTGGCGTTCTTCTCTCGTCACCTCAAGCCGTCACAGAAAAAGTACAGTCCGTACGACAGGGAACTGCTGGCCATTTACGAAGCTATACGCCATTTCCGTCACATGGTCGAGGCCAGGCCGTTTACCATCTATACGGACCATAAGCCATTGACGTCCGCGTTCACTTCAACGAGAGAGAGCTGTTCCCCTAGGCAGTTCCGCTATTTTGATTTCATCTCCCAATTTACTACTGATGTTCGCTACGTAGCCGGGAAAGACAACGTAGTAGCAGACGCGCTTTCCAGAGTTGAGGAGATTAATGGGCCCATAGATTACGAAGCCTTGTCACGAGCGCAGGATGATGACATTGAATTGAAGGACCTTCTACAAAATGGATCTGGACTCAATTTAAAGAAAATTCAGCTATCTGACACTCATGCACAGCTTTATTGTGACGTCTCGACAGAGAGTGTAAGACCGTACATCACTGACGCCTTTCGACGACCAGTGTTCCACGCTATGCACCAGCTGAGCCATCCAGGTCCCAGGGCTACCACCAGAATGGTGGCACAAAGATTTGTTTGGCCAGGAATCAAAAGAGATTGCCGCCAGTGGGCGAAAGAATGCGCAGATTGCCAGAGAAACAAAATCTCGCGCCATACCACCTCTCCTATATCTCCTTTTCCTACTCCATCTGAAAGGTTTTCCCATGTCCACATGGACATCGTAGGGCCGTTACCATACTCTTCTGGTTACAGGTACTGCCTCACGCTTATCGATCGCTTCACTCGTTGGCCTGAGGCATACCCTTTACCTGACATCACGGCGGAGACCTGCGCCCAAGCCTTTGTCGCGGGTTGGGTAGCTCGGTTCGGCTGCCCTCAGAAGATCACAACGGACAGGGGGGCGCAGTTCCAATGTGAACTGTTTCGTGCCCTGTCAGCCATCCTGGGTGCCGAACATCGTCCGACCACATCGTACCATCCACAATGCAACGGGATGTTGGAGAGGCTGCACCGACAGCTCAAGGCGGCCATCATGTGCCACACCAACACTCACTGGACTGAGGTACTACCACTAGTGCTGCTGGGCATCCGCAGCGCCTGGAAGGACGACGTGAAGTCTTCAGCAGCCGAGCTCGTATATGGGGAACCCCTGCGCCTGCCCGGTGAGTTCTTCACGCCTACGTCGGACATTACAGTGGACTACGCTGATTTTACATCCAGGCTACGACACCACATCTCGACTTTGAATCCAGTACCAGGATCTCGGCACGTTCAGAGAGCATTCTACGTACCAAAAGACCTGAGTACTGCAGACTATGTGTTCCTGCGTCAAGGACCTGCCAAGAGAGCCTTAGATTCCCCATACACAGGTCCATACAAGGTGCTGCAGCGAGGAGACAAGACCTTTAAAATCGACATCAGAGGTAAAGAGAACACTGTAACCATAGACCGACTCAAACCAGCATATGTGACCAGGGATGACGACTCCAGAGGTTCCAGCCCCATCCAAACTCCAACCACGGCTACACCGGTACCCGTGGAGCCTGCTACCACCAGGAAGACGCGCTGCGGTCGATCAGTGCGGTTTCCAGATTACTATCGACCGTAGCAAGCAACGGTCTCGGTGGGGGAGTAGTGTGGCGATCACTGCACACAGCATTATAATCATGATTAACGTATTAACCTCCCCGCCGGAGTCGGTTAGATAGTATCAGCGCGCGAGCGGATGGTTGGGAATAGCATAGACCACGTAGCCGGTTTGGCTATACAGCGGCCGGCGCTCGCGCCGCTCCGGCAGTGCGATCTCATCCGCGACGGCGAATGCATGTCTCTCCGCTTATCGATCCGCTACATACGCGAGTGCAGCGCTTACGcctaattttgtgttatttcgcTTTCTTTCGTGTTTCCTTCCTTCTGACTGTAATCTGTGCTTTCTATGCTCTTGTGCCTGTGCTTCTTCTCTCTTGTAACTGTccttaaacttttaaattaaacatagtGTGTCTACAACGGACTTGTTATTCAACGCCCGGTAGGCACCCTATACCTTCTAGTAGTTGAGGTGGTCTGTGGTGTCTGGCATATGTAGCAAACAttgttatttacttactttttttttaatactacgtcagtggcaaacaagcatacgggccgcctgatggtaagcagtctccgtagcctatgtacgcctgcaacttcagaggagttacatgcgcgttgccgaccctaaacttaCTTGATATTTTACAGAGAACTCTATTGCTTAGACAATAAGAGTTACGCCTGGTAGTTCTTACTTAAaatctttcgtaaaatacgatattcaTCCGtgaagttgtacctaaagtAAAGGGTGCTCCCACTTATTTTGCTATATTAAATAGAACCTTATTACCGAgctagaaaggtgttcgtaccaaactcgagaaaatgtactcaatccgcctagATATACGTTCGTAACACGCACTCATTGAAGCcgtccgccattgcagtgtcacacCTGGTCGTCAATGGTGAACggcgcggcctctgtcaaattgttccttCAACTTCCTCTAGTGTACCCAGCCGTAGGCGAAGATCGTATTTTATCCGCTTTGTAGCGAAAACCACTAAgcccgcggactggacgcaagcggcgcgcgGCACGGCGAGCGGCATATCAAGACCGTTCATACATTGCACttaggcttgagtcggtcaggaccgaagaactaaaaggaatgaaatcccaccacagaccgaaaggaactagttcatcttaagcgctcttaatcggtctcggtcctttagttcagtaatagaaatagaaatagaaatctttattgcgaaaccatggtacataatagaTGTTATATtagagtgtgaaaacacatggcaccctgttagggcattgcAAATAATCTTACATCTAGGTATTCTAGTTTCTATCATGTAATGTTCTTAATTAGTCAGTAGTCGGTATGtcagcgggcctaccgcgaaccacgttcgacgggttgcctccctgtcacacttacgtacgaatttacaagtgcgacagagaggcaacacgtcgaacgtggttcgccctcagtaccaagtaacaaatcggtcgggagcgaatgatcggaatgagtcaaggtcaagaaattcgctctctcacgctctcgctctgtttatttgcgagcgagagcaagatataacctagtcatactcattcagatctcgagatttgctcctgaactaaaggaactaaaggacctaaaagagcgaactagttcgtttgaccgattgaccgagatcggagcgctctttttaaagaccgagcgggcacaactctaaTTGCACTTGACCGAATGTATAAACGGCCTCGCCGCGCCGtgcgccgcttgcgtccagtcttactatcatacatacatacctgcCGACCTAGcgaaggtgacaatcgctattcCTTCGACATCGAACcgccagtggggcgacactcctttcggtcattctcggctccgtttgGCTCAGCATTGCTGGGATAGTGCCATAAGTTAGAAAGGGATAGCATCATTTGCCCGTTAATCGCTGTCAGACTTTGGTTTTGTaagaagtgtcatttctgtacggtaagTAGTATTATTTCTGATTTATTCTGTGGAAACGCtgtgtctctctatcattcttctATATTAGTACGACAGTGACAGTCGAGTTTCGATCGCTACGAGCGTAcctaagcgatttgcatgttggttATGAACCTCGTTCCAACGAAATAACGAGATATTCTACATTAAAATCtcaaattgatatttttatggTAAGTATGATATCAAAGCCATCACATAACTTATGGGAAGACAATGTACAGTGAGTTGCGTAATTGCattgagaaattatgaatgaattcattcatgaAGTCGCCGTGCACTTGTGGTACCTATTGATtgatatctaatatttaattgatttgattccatatttgtaattgtattttgttatttttatgataaaaatatgacatgtaaaagtgcccctgtggtctatttgctgaataaatgtttgtttgttaattATGTCTTTCTCTGGGAAAAGAGACATCAACCTCTGTGTATGAAAAGTTATTGTTAATTGCAGCGAGgacttttttcaaaaaagaCACCGTGTCCAACACTCAACGTTATGAACAAAgatacatacaatataaaaaaggttttatttcatGCTTACATAATGCAGTCTTAcattaataggtacctaaaatcctaactatacctacttaattttattaaggtaaggtggggtaagactgTCACCGggacaagacaaacacttgtatgggatcctcatactgtttgtcttgccccgagcaaaataaactatgttcatCTTACCACGTCTTACCTTATTATATATTGTCTTTGATATAAAGGTAAAATACTGACGCAGCGTGGAATGGCCTCCAAAAATGTGGACTGTCGGCCTCCATAAAACTCCAGTatctttaaccctttgaacaccACGCCTGTTATAGATAAGTTTTAGACAAAaattttatagctgactgtacttttctttccacaggcaactaatactcatcgagacaattctaaaaacccgaaacacaattaggttgcgttgttttatcacagagttcctatggtcacctgtctccatcatcagatcagctcgatggtacaataatattgcattgtcacccaagttacatatgtatgcaaattttcatcttcatcggaaaccgggaagtgggtcaaatttaactttcaagatttgattacagacaacgggacaggtgaaactaaataaaagcttgtaaaaacgcGCCAAGGTAAACATTTTGAAATGcacaataattatttgttttatactagggcaaagttgtttaactgctcgtgctaatattgatacccgagtaagcgaaagattccaaaattgaaccattaGCATAGCGAGTGAtttgagaagtggaatcttgagcgtggcgagggtttcaaggcacgagggttaaacaaactttgcctcccgagtgaaacacaaaatttttcaccacaacaaCGCTTGGAAATTACTCtgcaataccaaaaaaatcaaaccaaatcaaatctaaattaacgtaataaaaaaaataccatttcaaTCAATCTTCatcaaataaatcattatttaaattaaaagtcaattctatcagctaacataaggaaacaactcaaaattttcatctgattactttacccgacatgtggataaaatcctttaccagttggtgtggtgtaAAGATTAATATTAACCTGTAAACTAGCGTGTATGTGGACATCTGCGTCAGGCAAAGGGTTTAACAGCTGGAAACAGTagtgaaattttttaattttttgaataTGTGAGATCCCTTTAGTACGTTTCtcaccgaacgggcggagtcggacCGCGTCGGAATACATCTTCAATGtgcctatacattatgtatggcaGACGCGATGGAGTCCGTCCGGAGCCGTCCGCGTCCGCAAGGAGCCGGCCGGCTTGCGGccgtacaaatttaaaatgCGTTCCGACGAGGCCCGACTCCGCCCATttggtggtttttttttatactacgtcgttggcaaacaagcatacggcccgcctgatgataagcagtctctgtagcccaTGGACGAATGCAAcaacagaggagttacatgtgcgttgccgaccccaacactccgcaccctcgttgagctctggcaaccttactcaccggcagtaacacaacactatgaggagggtctagtgttatttggctgcggttttctgtatggTTGAGGTACTtttccagttgggctctgctctagatctggaatgacatccgctgtactgtgccctaacaaacaaagcgagatgacattcacagttcCCGTTAATCGTACTTATATAACGGATAGCAAGCCCGAAGAACTGTTTTGTAGTTTGGCAATTTCCTCCTTAAACTTGGCTCCGGTTTCCTTAGCTAGCTGCAACTTTTCCTTCAGCTCTGCGATCTCGCTGCGCACCTTGGCTTGTGCTGCTATGATCTTTTCTAAagttttttctttcttttcttcaactgaaattttaaattagttttgtacttttgaaaGACTTTGCAGTGCAGCATGGAATTTTAAAGGGTACCTATatagaaaataatgtaaatacaaaatgatatttgatatacaaaacatttttagaTGATATACTTTTTTGGCTGATTGCAAACTGACTGTTAATAACTAACTAGACCtagactaactaactaactaactactgttgttgttgttgttctaCTGTTGTGAACTAGATAAGAATGATTTTATtagaatagaaataatttatttgtaaacacaaacacaaaatagaaaatgtgTGTCTATGTAGTTTTCATTTGAGAAATGTGTTTACACATAAGTACTATAATATCTGCTTTCTGTTTTTTCTTAAATAGAACTTTTACGAATTTAAAGAATATTATAAAACTCGaatagtgtattttttttaaatcttgacCGTTAAAGGGTACATTATCTAGGAGACTTACAATTAGTGTCATGAGTCCAAGGTCCATTAGTGACAGGTTTGACTGTGGTGAGCAAGTGCTGCATCAGCTGCGTTGGCTCCTGAAACACAATTTCTTCATAGGACTCGCTGACAAGCGCCCGGCCAACTGTTGGGGGAGCACCCTCTGATGCTGGCGACTGGAAGAGCTTGAGGATGTGATACAGGGTTACCTGAAAATGTATGTTTGAAATTGAATATGTTTATATAAATGGTACTCTTAAATACGTGAATGATactcttatttttaaatgaatataaataaatgtaagttCAAACAGATAATAGTACTACATACAGAGTTCTGATTGTCTaacaaaatcaatatttaatagcaGAAGGTCATGAATCATGTTCTCCCAACCTATTTCATAACAtgctctttttagggttccgtatccaaagggtaaaacgggaccctattaataaGACTGCTGTCcgctgtccatctgtcaccagtctgtatttcatgaaccgtgaaattttcatagatgatatATTAATGTTGCCATTATAAcaacaattactaaaaaataaaataaatatttatgggggctgccatacaacaaacgtgattttttcccgttttttgcgtaatggtacagaacccttcatgCTAGATGTTGACTTTGTACTTGGCctgttttttaataaactgGATAATGACAGCTTCATACAGAGAGCTCTGGAAAACCTCGGAGGAGGCATATAAGGTCTTATAAGAGGAGTTCTCGTACATTCTCTCTTATTCTTAATTTAATCTGATGTgtattcttttttgtatttgagAACTTAaaggcttattttttttatcaatgtagTTGTAATTAGTGTGCATTCAAATAAGTAGTCATACATAACAATTATCAATTAAAGTCTAATTATCTCATTTAGTATATGAGTATTTTTCCCAATACTAGTCTTTTGAGATGCATCCAAATAAGCAAGATGCATGTATAACATTTTTGACATGTTCTATGGTGGTTAAAATGTCCAAAAATCATTCTTTAAAAAATGGCTTTcttgaaatttattatttaatagccACAATGGATTGAAGGAATTGTTCCACACATTCAAGATTTGATTCATGACATGAGTCACATGTTAGTTCATATCATAGtaacatatcaatattaaaaaaaactatctatCAAACTAAATTTATTCATCTaatctatcaaataaaataaaataaactgtataacAGCAAAAATCTAAATTCGTCAATTACGGACagttttctctgtcactctaattatgtcttagtaaaagtaaaagtataagagaaagatccccgcaatttgcgactTTTGGTTTTCGCGTTAGGCCCCAGATTCTCGGAACATTTCCATTTTGAAGTTCACCACCAGAAATCAATCAAAAGTATAAGCTTACAGGTCTCTCATTTGGATCATGGAAATGCAGCTTGATAACGATCTCGAACTCGCCCCAACCCGTCTCAGTGAGCTCGTACGGTGGCTTCGTCACAATCCTATTCGGGTTCGCGTAACTCTCATGCAATTTAAAGTTCACTTTCTTAATGTAATTCGACATGTCTTCGTTCGCATAAGGCTTCACGTACACCGTCCATTGATGCGTGTGCCCATCTTCTTCTCGCTTCTTACCGAAATACCTCGCTATGTTGCCGTAGACTATTGGTTTGACGATTGTAAGACCctgaaaattatattgttaagtaaatttaGAAATCAGAAAGCTTTTGAGAAAGATCTATTGGCTTTAAGACTTACTTTTATTCGTCCACCTGAATCCGGCCCGAAGTCTGTCGGTAGACTCATTGTATTATTAGTTTCAGGAAAGATATTTAATAGCTATACaagcaaaataaacaaaatacaagctcaatcaatttttcgtgttatgagcTATCGTATCAAATCTAAACTAACCTTAAAAGCAAGCTGTCAATGTCAATTCGACAACTTTAGGAAACGTTCGGAACACTAGATGAATCACACATTTTGAACGAAAAACTATCCGGGGTTAGACCAAGGTTAGACTAATATTTGGTTATGCCTTCTCAACCGACCACCCCGGTTTGGCATAAAGCCTGTTTACATGCGCGCGGAGACTTGCCAAGCATCAGGGACGCAGTTATGCGTTAGAGGAAACAAGGGATAAtactatctcattccaccgcatagctgcgtccctgtGACGCTTGGCAAGTCTCGGCACGCATGTAAATTAGGCTTAATAAACTCTGGCAaaccaactttgtcagtagaaaaagccgcgaatttcaaaatttgtacaGAGAACGATCCTTCGCGCctaaatttttcaaatttgttgcctttttacaagcttttctGTATTTTATGTATCTCAGAAGCTAATTTTGACcaacttcccgatttccgattccgattgagctgaaaatttgcataagtaTATGTAAATCAgactaccgcgaacaccgatgTTCTCAAATTGCGGGGcccatctttctcttttacacACAGAAAACCgccttttactccaattaaggctgcagagtgacagagaaagatgtcggcaatttgcgaacttcggtgttcgcggttatagccctgtctGTATGTCTGAGTCATCGTcgctctcaaacggatggaccaatttagatgtagttttttttgttgCGAAAACGAGTTGACTTGCTGGGGTTTTAGctatgtttaataaaaatcgGTCGTTTCCAAAATTAAGTAACTAGTCTAAAAGCGATGGATactcgtacaacgttttattaaataaaatattacacttatagcgcaatataaaaatatggcaGACACTAGGGCCTCTGCAGAGTCAATAAGCAGCCATAGTgcgtgttttagtttttaaaatattttttatgatatatatgctagttttaaggtatttatctatgggcccatagttgcctgaaaatacagattttcatttcatttcatttcaataagAGGCAGAAAATATGCACAAAACgaaaaatacctatataaatcaGCAAAAACATTGACGTGCCTCCAAGATAGCGGCGAGATCAATCAACAATCAATCATAATTTTCATGCAAACTTGGTTACGttacaaagtatttttatagtCGGTTACTTAGCAACTAAAAATGTCGTGAGCTTTATGACCTTGACCGACCTTACCCGTCCTATTGTTTGCGCAcatcttaatattatttttctttaactaAAGCCTTCAGAATATAAGTGCTTGAGTGAAAATAAGTGACGTTCGGATAAGAGTTTAAAGATCATCAAGTTATCAGATATGTATAACGCTAAGCCTCCACCACAACTGATTTTGACTGGATGTCCAAACCACGCAGAGGTTTGGCGAGAATGGTATTCCCAGTTCATAGCTTTTCTGAAGGCATCCGGTGGCGATAGAGGCGGATCCGTCGTGAAAGCAGGCTTATTACTCGAATTGATCGGCCCGAAAGGTTACAATATATTTTCGTCTTTCGTGTTTGAAGAGGACGAGGACAGACAAAATTTTGAGAAACTCGTTCAAAAGTTCAACGATTACTTTACTCCGAAACAATGTTCTGCTGTAGCGCGCTATAATTTTTTCACTAGAAATCAAGAACAAGACGAAAGCATAGACGATTATGTAGCTGCGTTATGGAGTTTAGCATCGCAGTGCCGATTTGATCATTTGGAAGAAGGATTAATAAGGGATCGTATAGTTTGCGGTATTCGGAAAGATGACACACGCAAAGTCTTACTCGAAACAGATGATTTAGATTTAGAGAAGGCTCTAGAAATTTGCAGGGGTAATATAAAACCAGGTAAAGGAAAGGAAGTTGGAGGTGAAGCCAGTGGAGACGTAGGTTCTGAAGGGGCCATGAACAGGCAAAGTAACAGAAGAGGACGTGGCTACCGTCGACGACTCGCTACTTCCATCAGGTTTACTAACTGGAGTTCCACTTGCTGATAGAACTGGGATTTGGTTGAGAATTTCCATGATGAAATCGTTAAAAAGATTGAAATTAACAGTCAGATTACAAGCCAAATATAGCCGGTTAAACTAgattgtcagtagaaaaaggcgcgaaattcaaattttctatgaaatgaCAACCCTTAGCgcctactttttttaatttgctgctta is a genomic window containing:
- the LOC133521643 gene encoding YEATS domain-containing protein 4 is translated as MSLPTDFGPDSGGRIKGLTIVKPIVYGNIARYFGKKREEDGHTHQWTVYVKPYANEDMSNYIKKVNFKLHESYANPNRIVTKPPYELTETGWGEFEIVIKLHFHDPNERPVTLYHILKLFQSPASEGAPPTVGRALVSESYEEIVFQEPTQLMQHLLTTVKPVTNGPWTHDTNFEEKKEKTLEKIIAAQAKVRSEIAELKEKLQLAKETGAKFKEEIAKLQNSSSGLLSVI